From Pirellulales bacterium:
TGCACGGCTGCCTCCAATACGCCCACCAGAAGGGAGTGGTTCTCGCACCTTAAGAAAAACCCAGCAACTTTCTTGGCCCCGCTCGGGCGAACCCACTAGCGGCGACGGTCTCACCGTTGCGAAACCGGGATTTCGGTTCTCCGCTGGTAGGACCGCTCCCATGTCGCAGAATTCATGCCATAACCGAATATTTTCGATCGCCTACTACGATGCGAGGCCAGAACGAAGCGGTCCGCTGCTCGGCAGGTTGCTTCTCTGCTATCACGCGCGGAAATGCACCCCGCACGCCAGCAGACTGGCAAGTGCCCTTGAGCCGGTCGACTCGTTCGGCTACAAGACGCCCCTCTTCTCTCCGCATCTTATCTGTCTGCGTCCGAACTTATCGACGAGGAGGCCCTCTCGATGCCCCCGCGTATTGCGCTTGCCGCACTCATCGCCTTGCTCGTTGCGTCCGCGCCGCTGGCCGCGCAAGAGTTTCCCTACGTAGGCTACATTCAACGCGACGACGTCTATCTGCGCAGCGGTCCTGGCAAGAACTACTATGCCACGACGCGTCTCTACGAGGGAGACACGGTCGAAGTCTATCGCCACGATCCCGGTGGCTGGTGCGCCGTGCGACCGCCGCAAGGCAGCTTCAGTTGGGTGCTCGCCACGCAAGTGCGCTTGCTCGACGGACAACGGGGCGTGGTCCAGGCGGACGACGTCGTGGCGCGCGTCGGCACCGAGCAGGGGGATACGCGCGACGTGATTCAAGTGCGGCTCGACCGCGGCGAAGAGGTGGTTGTGCTCGAGGCGCAACAGTTCGGCGAGGGTCCGAAAGCCGTCACGTGGTTCAAGATCGCGCCCCCCGCTGGCGAGTTCCGCTGGATATCTGCCGCCGATCTCGCGCCGGAGCCGTCCGGTGAGGAGTACGTCGAGGAACCCGCGCCGCACGAAGCAGAGATGGAACAACCCGCCGGCGATGAAGAGCCAGCGGCGCCGCGCCGATTGAAACCGATCGCAGCCAGGCCGATTTCGGGGGCAGCATCGGACGCCGAAGAATTCGTCGCGGACGAAGAGGACGAGCCCGCGCCCTCCCAACGTGCCAAAAAGAAATCGGCCAACCCGCGTCCTGCCCAGCGCAAGCCTGCGCCTCTCGACCAAGTCGAAGAGGAGGACGTAGAAGCGACTCGCTACGAGGAAGCATATGCCGACGAAGCGGACGAAGTACGGAAGCAACCTCAGCGCCGTCCAAGCCGTAGCGCCGAGCGCAAACGACCGGCTCGCCAAGAATACAACGACGAATACGACGCGGAAGAATCGTACGAGTCGTTGGACGACGAGAGGTACGACGACCAGGTCGCGCCGGCGCAATACCAGACGCCCTCGGAGAAATCTCGCGCGCGTCGCGAAGAAGCCGCCGCCAAGATCCGTCACGAACGCATCGCCTCGCGTCAAAAGTACGAGCGCGATCACGCCGACGAAAACATCTATCCCCCACGCGTGCCGCAGCATGGCGACCGCGAGGGGGATCACGAGTCGACCGAACTCCCCCCGGGCGCTGCGCTCGAAGAAATCGACCTGGCGCTCTCGCGGATGGTGACCGCAGAGCCCCAACGTTGGAAGCTCCAACCGTTGAAGCTTCGCGCCGAGGAGATTCTCGCGCAGTCCAGCACCGCGGTGGAACGAGGCCGCGCGCGCTTGCTCGTGGGACGCATCGAGCGCTTCGAGGACGTCCAGATGCGGGCCAAGTCTCTCGGGAGCGCGCAAGCCAGCCTCGAGGCTCGTCGCGGAAGGGTCGACCAGGTCCGCGAGGCGCGCCGCGCTACCCCCGCCGCCGACGACGTCAATGCGTCGCGCTACGACGGCGTGGGCAAGCTCGCCCAGATCGAATCGAACAAGCCCGGCGGCGCCAGCTACGCCTTGGTCGATTCGGCCGGCCGGGTACGTTCCTACGTCACCCCTGCGCCGGGCGTCAATCTGCGGCACTACCTGGGACACAACGTGGGCATCTCGGGCACGCAGGGCTACCTGCCCGATGCCGACCGTCATCACGTTACCGCCCGACGTATCACGGTTCTCGACGGCCGTACGTTGCGTTAGACGCTACTCCAGCGACAGCCCCCACGCCCTCCTTTGCGCATGGCGCCGCTGCGCCGCCACGCTCCCTTCCGGCAGCCGGTTGCTAGCATCGCTGGCGCGCCGGCCCGCAAACTCCCCTCGTTTTGCTGCAACCTCGCACCTCAGAAAATCGTCTGCAAGGGACGCTTTCTACTTAACTGGCACTTCTCCCTCGACCGATACAAGCCACACGGTCCGCGGCAGCGATTGCGCGCCCGTTGCGCCGCAACGGCATCGCCGCTCGCCGGGAGACGTCTGTGTGGGATCCTTCGCATCCTCAATTCGGATGGCGAAGGTGAGCTTCGAGGGAGATCGATCCGATGAAATGCCGGTGGTTCGAAGTCGTGGCACTCGCAGGGCTCGTATGCGCCTGCCAGGCACTGCAACCAACAGCCACGGGTCAAGAGCGAGCCCGTTCGGCTCCGCGCTCGACGCCCCCTCGCGTCCGCTTGCCCATCGATCCGCTCGACGAGTTTTCGAACCCGGCCGTCAGTGTCGCGGAAGAAGACCCGCGTTGGACGCCACGTCGTCCCGCCAATCGCCAACCGGTTCCCGCGCGCCAGAGCCGTACGACGAGCCATCCTGCGTCGAGCCAGCCGCGCTCCTCGCGCGCTCAGGCAGCGCGTGCCAACCACGAACGTTACTCGCGCGAACGAGCTGCCTACGACGACGAATTCGGCAACGAGTATGACGACCGTGTCGCGCCGGCCAGTTACAACGACGGGTACTACGATCCCACCGTGCGCGGCAATACCGACGTCCTACAGCACAAGTACGATCAAGAGTACGTCGAGTACGACCACGAATACGGCGTTCGCTATCGTCCCTATCGCATCGCGCGGACGGCCTACGACGATCCCCTGCCCCTGCTCGAAGAGGTAGCGCCGCCGGGCGAATGGCACGGCGACTACGCGCCCAACTACGATCCTGCCTTCGATGCCGGACCGGGAGGCCCTGGATCCTATCGAGACATGGATCCTTACGCCTATGGTCCTCCGCCAGGCGGATGCCGTAGCGGCCAACCCCCGGGTGGTTGCGCTGCCGGGGGATACGGAGGCGGTTGTGGCAGCCATCCCTGGTGGTACTCCCCCGAATGCTGCGATCCGCTCTTCGACGATACGTACACCAAGTCGTTCGGACTTTGGGCGCAGGCCGATTACTTGCTGTGGTGGACCAAGGGCGAATCCGTGCCCGCTCTCGTCACGACCAGCCCCGCCGAGACCCCCCGTCCGCAAGCCGGCGTGTTGGGCCAACCAGGAACGGAAACCCTCTACGGCGGCGACCGCTACCTGAACGATTACCGCTCTGGCGGACGACTCGATTTCGGCGCCTGGCTGAACCAGCGACGGTCCGTCGGCATCGGCGGTGGTTTCTTCGCGCTCGAAGACGCTACGAGTAGCTTCTCGGCCACGTCGCTGGGCGAACCGATTCTCGCGCGACCGTTCTTCAACCCCAACTCCGGCGCGCAAGACTCGGCCCTGGTGGCCTACAGCAGCACCGCCACGGGCGACATCATCGCCGGCACCATCAACGCCAACACCTCGAACAGCCTGATCAATGCCAACGCCTACATGACCGGCATGCTCTTTCGTAACAACGGGGTGCGCTTCGACCTGCTGGGCGGTTATCGCTTCACCCGCTTCGACGAAAGCGTCGGCATCACCGAAAACCTGGTGATTACCGAACAGGGAGGCCTGGTTCCGACCGGCACCACCTTCAACACGCTCGACACGTTCGACGTCACCAATACCTTCAACGGCGGCGAGTTGGGCCTGCTGTTCGAAACCACGACCGGCCGCTGGTCGATGGATGGCGCCTTCAAGCTCGGG
This genomic window contains:
- a CDS encoding SH3 domain-containing protein → MPPRIALAALIALLVASAPLAAQEFPYVGYIQRDDVYLRSGPGKNYYATTRLYEGDTVEVYRHDPGGWCAVRPPQGSFSWVLATQVRLLDGQRGVVQADDVVARVGTEQGDTRDVIQVRLDRGEEVVVLEAQQFGEGPKAVTWFKIAPPAGEFRWISAADLAPEPSGEEYVEEPAPHEAEMEQPAGDEEPAAPRRLKPIAARPISGAASDAEEFVADEEDEPAPSQRAKKKSANPRPAQRKPAPLDQVEEEDVEATRYEEAYADEADEVRKQPQRRPSRSAERKRPARQEYNDEYDAEESYESLDDERYDDQVAPAQYQTPSEKSRARREEAAAKIRHERIASRQKYERDHADENIYPPRVPQHGDREGDHESTELPPGAALEEIDLALSRMVTAEPQRWKLQPLKLRAEEILAQSSTAVERGRARLLVGRIERFEDVQMRAKSLGSAQASLEARRGRVDQVREARRATPAADDVNASRYDGVGKLAQIESNKPGGASYALVDSAGRVRSYVTPAPGVNLRHYLGHNVGISGTQGYLPDADRHHVTARRITVLDGRTLR
- a CDS encoding BBP7 family outer membrane beta-barrel protein, whose protein sequence is MKCRWFEVVALAGLVCACQALQPTATGQERARSAPRSTPPRVRLPIDPLDEFSNPAVSVAEEDPRWTPRRPANRQPVPARQSRTTSHPASSQPRSSRAQAARANHERYSRERAAYDDEFGNEYDDRVAPASYNDGYYDPTVRGNTDVLQHKYDQEYVEYDHEYGVRYRPYRIARTAYDDPLPLLEEVAPPGEWHGDYAPNYDPAFDAGPGGPGSYRDMDPYAYGPPPGGCRSGQPPGGCAAGGYGGGCGSHPWWYSPECCDPLFDDTYTKSFGLWAQADYLLWWTKGESVPALVTTSPAETPRPQAGVLGQPGTETLYGGDRYLNDYRSGGRLDFGAWLNQRRSVGIGGGFFALEDATSSFSATSLGEPILARPFFNPNSGAQDSALVAYSSTATGDIIAGTINANTSNSLINANAYMTGMLFRNNGVRFDLLGGYRFTRFDESVGITENLVITEQGGLVPTGTTFNTLDTFDVTNTFNGGELGLLFETTTGRWSMDGAFKLGLGNMHETVNIWGSTIVTPPGGGSDSREGGLLALPSNIGYYSRNEFAVVPEAQINLSYHFTTWWRVQVGYTFIYWNNVVRAGHQIDTTVNTTQLDPVQVGPDRPAFSFVSGDLWAQGLNVGTELRY